The Chitinophaga sp. H8 region TTTGGTTTTAACCTGAATGTTAAATTCTAAGTGTACAAGCATTAAAAAAACTGAAATGAAGATGAAAAAACTTTTAGCTAAAAAATATACAGCAATCTGCCTGGCAGGTGGATTACTATTGGCAGGATGTACCAAAGATTTTCTGGAAATAAACACCAATCCATCCAGCTATACGCCCGCTAACTATGATCCTAACTTCTTGTTTACGTCTGCACAGCTTACCTATACGGGTAGCAGGGATAATGGGTATGAAGTGTGGCGGTCCAATCTGGGGGTATCTTCCAGTATGATGCAGCAACTCACTTCTACGGTGGCAAACTGGCCGGGTGATAAATATGTACAGAATGAAGGATTTACTGCGGCTTATTGGGGTACGGCGGTGTCGGGGGCTTATATAGAACAGGTAAACCCTATTGTGGAAGTAGTGAAATTTACCGAAGGAAAGGAGAAGTATAAAAATCTGTATCAGATGGCACGCATCATGCGCGCTATGATCCTGCAGCGTATTACAGACCAATATGGGGATGTTCCTTACTTTAATGCGGGTCTCGGCCTTTATTCCCAGGTGTATTTCCCGGTATATGATGAGCAGTCAAAAATATATGCCGACCTGCTGAAAGAAATCGAAGAAGCAACGAACGCGCTGGATCCGGCAGGAGATAAGCCTCCGGGAGATCTGTATTACAACGGAGATGTAGAAAAGTGGAAACGCTTTGGCAATACGCTCTTGTTACGTACGGCAATGCGCCTCACAAAAGTGGCGCCAGCTACTGCGCAGGAGTATGTGAAAAAGGTAGTTGGCAAAACCATGCAGGATAACAGCGATAATGCACTGGTGAAACACGATGCTTCCGGTGGTCGTGTTACCGTAAACCGCTTTAGCCTTGTGTTCGGGTTGAATGATATTGCACCTTTCACCAGGCTTTCTAAAACCTATATAGATTTCCTCAAAAATAACAATGACCCCAGGTTAGGGGTGATAGCACAATTAGGAAATGGCGACAGAACACCTGCCAACCAAAAGGGAATGCCTAATGGTTATGATCAGCAGGGCGGACCGAATAATATTACGAATGCCCCTGGCTTTACCGGGTTGAACGATTATTCTTTCGTAAGTCCTCCATTTCTGAAATTAGACGCCCCTACCCTGGCACTTACCTACGCAGAAGCTGAATTGTTGCTGGCAGATGCTGCTCAGCGCTGGAATATTGCCGGTTCAGCCCAAACACACTACGATAATGGCGTAAAAGCCGCGATTACCCAATACAGCGTTTTTGGGGCGGATGCAGCGGTGGAAGATAATGCGGCGGCGGCTTACCTGGCAGCGCATCCTTATAACGCGGCAAAGGGCCTGGAAATGATTAATACACAGTTCTGGGCAGCTACTCTCTTCAATGGATATGAGGCCTGGA contains the following coding sequences:
- a CDS encoding SusD/RagB family nutrient-binding outer membrane lipoprotein, giving the protein MKKLLAKKYTAICLAGGLLLAGCTKDFLEINTNPSSYTPANYDPNFLFTSAQLTYTGSRDNGYEVWRSNLGVSSSMMQQLTSTVANWPGDKYVQNEGFTAAYWGTAVSGAYIEQVNPIVEVVKFTEGKEKYKNLYQMARIMRAMILQRITDQYGDVPYFNAGLGLYSQVYFPVYDEQSKIYADLLKEIEEATNALDPAGDKPPGDLYYNGDVEKWKRFGNTLLLRTAMRLTKVAPATAQEYVKKVVGKTMQDNSDNALVKHDASGGRVTVNRFSLVFGLNDIAPFTRLSKTYIDFLKNNNDPRLGVIAQLGNGDRTPANQKGMPNGYDQQGGPNNITNAPGFTGLNDYSFVSPPFLKLDAPTLALTYAEAELLLADAAQRWNIAGSAQTHYDNGVKAAITQYSVFGADAAVEDNAAAAYLAAHPYNAAKGLEMINTQFWAATLFNGYEAWNNWRRTGYPQLTPVAYPGNLTNGTIPRRLTYPLAEASDNPVNYKKASESVPGGDKLTSRVWWDTAN